In the Ammospiza caudacuta isolate bAmmCau1 chromosome 4, bAmmCau1.pri, whole genome shotgun sequence genome, AAAAAGTGAACAAGAAAATTGGTGAGAAATTGCTTCCAGTATTAAAGAGCCTGTAGAGAGGGAATAAATTCCCATAGACTAGGTTGATCCTAGTATTACTTTGATGATGATTCCAGAAGTATTTAGATGACTATTTGAAACTTGATCACATGTGTATGCACTCAAATATCAGCAGCATTTTCTCCACTGTCAGAAACACAGGATGGATTCTATTAATGAAGAGAATTCATTTCCCTCTGTAAGGGCATACACTCCCACAGACACAAAGGGAGAGCCATTTATAGCTAATGATAGGAAATGTACCTTCATATTAAACATGGATCTCATACTTCCTACATGAAAATTTAGATAATCAAGTAATTTTGCAACTTCTAGACCAAACCTggcttttagaaaaaaattcaaaactgaCTATTATTTAACAGGCAAGCACTTCACCTTGTTCTCAGGGATAAATATGACCAAAACTGGCACTTTATATATGCCACTTCTTCTTTCAATCACACAGGAAGTTCATCATAATGGTCTAAGTTAACAATTGCTCCTAACACAATCTGACATTAATGCAGTGCCCTTATCCAAAACACCAAGATTCCTGAGGTACAGTTCATGTAGAGGTCACCACTGAaacccagtgccacctctgggACAGCACTGACAGGGTCTGCATTAAGAGCAAAGCCACAGAATTTCCATTCTAAAGGAAGAAACCCAAAATGGGCGACTCCCCAATTACTGAAAATTCatgtgaatttattttcttatgagATTGCAGAATGGTTGGTGGTAAGAATAACCAACATTCCCTGTCAATCAGCAAAGACTGCAGCAGAAGCTTGGTTAACCAAGTCTGACCAGGAATAAAATTACAGGATGCACAAAGAGGCTGTGTTGCAACACGGCCAGGACTTCTCAGAACATGGATAAAGCAAGCAACAAGGCAAGATGGAGTATTCACTGCTGCAGCCATAGGCACAGGAGCTCAAAGCACTACATGCATACTGTACAAAAGGAGGCCTTTCTGCATCCAAAATAGTGTGCATTGGTATTTGGTATAAATCTCAATGTTAACTGAAAATATAATACATTGTGTCACTGCAATTACATGAAACTTTTTACATGAACTGTCATTGAGTGTCAAAGAATTTGTCAACTGAGAACTTCTAATTGTTTGGTACCTAAAAGTCCCTAACTCCTTGATGTACAGGATTCTTCAGTTTCATTGAAATTTTCAGGTGAGGTTTGCGTGGGCATCATAAGATTGCTTACACTTCCTCTGTTCCACAAAACACAACTGTTTTAGGGAAGAATCTTTCAAGGAAATTTCTCTGGTGGTTGtctttttttgctgttatttttggGTTCATTGGATTTTCTGGTTTGGGTGACATTTTTTAGAAGAAGGTTgtttagtttggggtttttttgcttgcttgtttggGTTCTGTTTCTTgggttgttctttttttcccccccaaacaGGAAATTATTAAGCATTCAGATCACAATCCACCATGTTAAAATAAAGATTATGAAATAGGCCACTTCTATTTCATAATTACTCCTATAATTTACATTGTGATCTAATTTTACACACTATTTCAGGCAGAAAGCACTTTCATGACAccacaaaaaaatgaaacaatttgGACATCTAAACCCTAACAGGATACTACTAGACAAAATCACATAACTAATAGACTATTTGCTGGTTCCCTGTCATCTGTGAAAATGCATGTAAACTGACTACTTTTATAGAAAAGTTGTGTCATTGTTTGACTACAATACTTGAAATAtatcagcattaaaaaaagacCTCTGTTGTGACAACTATCATAAAAGTCATTTTTCACTTTGAAGGTATTATTAAGTAGAAAATAAAAGCCATGCACTGCCTGAAAGAATTTggctttattttactttttgtctTAAACCCAGAAAAggtgttttattattttttctttcagaatatGGACAAAAACTGCAATGTGAAAAACATGACCATCATATTCTCAGTAAGATCCAAATATCTATAACACAAACTGGCTCATTACACTTTAGAAAGAGTTATAAAACCACAAGGTTTCCAACAATGATGTAATTTGAagtattctatattttttttcatgcagaaGCTATTCTGAAATTAGGTGTTTAGGCACAACCTAAACCCAAGATTTAAGAATCTTTTAGGTGAaacactggagcagaggaggcACTGATGCTTATTTACACACTGTGCTTCTACACTAGATGTGCTGTAAGAAACATTATTTGCactgtgcagctgctccattCAGTCAGCCAAGGACTGCCCACCCCAACATGGCCACACCTCTTGaatttattctgtatttaatGGATATTATGCAAACACAAACATGACAACAAGTGTGAAAGCCAATTGATTTTGCACATGTGGGGCATTACTTAGCAACTCTTGTAGCTAACTGCAGGAAGTATGAAGGAAGCCAGGCATCCAGTGCTCTGGGATCAAGAGTTGACAGTGTTTGTCACATAACACAGAGAGTCTCTTCAGAATTACACTGATGTAATCAGCTAACTCTAAATTGATCTCAAATTAGAATAATTCAACACTAACAGCATGCATAAAGAAATCCTCTATATGCAGGACCTGATCAGCACCTTAACATCAAAGGTGTTTCCTCACCAGCTATAGACAAAGATCAAGACCCTTAAGACAGTTTTAACAGAGTAAAGTAACTGTTTGCATCATCGCATATACATAATTTGAAGatccatttattttcattttttaaagttttctagCCAAATCATTTCTTACAGAGGAAAAAGGTCAGGGTAAGGAGAGGTTAAATGAAGGGTGAACAACAGGATTTAGAGCAGTAGGACAGGGCAGTACCTTTCTAACAGACAGAGATTTAGCAGGACTAAAGGCCTGCTCTGTGAGATCGAGCCCTTCAATAGATTCCGTACAGTCTGAGAGGGGAGCATCCTGCAACAGTAAATTGAGTAAACAGAGCAAACCGAGCCCAGGCTGTACAACATCAACCAAAGCATTGTGGTGCTTGCTAAAAACATGCAGAGAAACAGTAACTGTAGATGAAATTGCATATGACAATGAATTGACATGCACACAGTATGACACCCAACAAGAATAATGCTGTGGTCATGATAAGACTTGCCAATCTTTAAAAAGTATTATCAGAAAATACTTATCTGGGGCAGTTGAAAGCACTTGGATATAAAAAGCTTTATTCAGCTATACAGTATAACTGTACAGCTCTCATTCTTACTTTACTTGGAGCTATGATTTATAGTTTTTTATATATCCAGATATACTGCTTTTAAGTGTCATTGATGTAACAGCTTTTTTCCCAAACTGctcttcaaataaaatattatgaagCATGAAATCCCTTATTTAACACAAAGCACTACTGCCCCACAGTGAGCCTGGTGTGCCCAGTATTAATCCTTCAAGATACATCAACtcagaaaccaaacaaacaaaaagctgtCACAAAGCCCAACTAGTTTTGAACAAGAATGTAACCCATATAAATAAGGCTTCTGAATTTCATGCATTACATTcagcaaaaaaaccaagaagCATCCTCCACAGACATGCTTGAGCTACATGGCTGAAGCCTCTAGATTTCTGACCCTGAGCACTCTTGCAAAGACAATGGTGTTACCTCTAAGACTTACCTTATAAACAGTTACTTTCTGCCAATTAAAGAACAATTTCATAGTGATATATTAGGTGAAAGCAGGGGATATTACAGATTAGGCTAATAGTTTTAGGAATTGAACACTCTCACCTGTACAAGGCTTCTGTCCACAACTACCCCAGAAAGAACCTGTGACTGAGGGCCTGCTGTTTTAATATCCTGCAAATTTTGCTCTCGGATCTGtaaaggaaaacagcagaatGAACAACAATCACATCAATAGAGAAAAGTTGATCacatttttgtgtttgaaaaaaGGGTGAGTGAACCTGCCAATAGGCAACCACCAGTGCTAACTGCTGTGGCCACAGGGCTGTCAAATGAAGCTGAGCTTATAAACACCACTTGAACATAAATGTTCAGGTTCCTGGCTGTTTCCTCACATTTCTCAGAATTTAGTCTTTAAGTACCACAGAAGGTGTTGTCCTTTGCTTTTTAGTACTAGGTGATAGCAAAACAGGTTAACAGACAACTCCAgtttggaaaagtgaggagaaatagaaatattacCTCTGTACTTGTCTGTCTATTCTACCTGACAAGTCAGTTGCCATTAGTTACTGATATGGCACCACAATATCATCTTATGGAACTTACTGTAAAACACTGCACAACTTTCCATTTTTGCATCTAGTCAGGATAACACCCTCAAAAGGAcatataaataatttctctgtgGATAAACTGACACTCTGGAGTTCTCAAGAACAACCCTTTGCTGCATCCTAAATACCTCCCAGTTATTTCAATACAGAAGATAGGGACAGAAATCAGATCTCTAAACCTAGGTAGTATCTGTTTAAATTAGATATCCTTCAGTGGTAAAGAATTCATAACAACTGACTCAAAacttatttctgaaatattctgGTTCTTGTTCCAAGATAAATTAAGAAAAGCATGCATCTTAAAAGACCTCTACTTTATAACTAAGAATGACATTGactttataaaaaatatatgcATTCAAATACACAAACAAGAAGCATTATTAATACTTGGTATCTCAGAAAGCACAAGGCTCCCCCATCTTTTTCACTTGTTTCTAATTTACTACCCCTCTCATCATTGAGAAAGTATAAAATTTGAAGACTTAGTCACTTTATTCAagtttttaataaagcaataTTTGTGTTTGAAACACAAAGAAACTGCTAGGAAATTTCACTGTAATTCTCATTTCAGGTGGTTATTATTTTACAGTGCCAAGCATAAGTTCTGTCAGCCATatacaaattattttagatTCTGCTAGCatccctgcacacagccctTCTTTGAAGAATACTAACTCTCATGTACCATGTAGCCATCAGTTAGAGGTATCAAAACAATCCAGAACAAGTTAAATATTAACAAGATACCAGGGCATATTTTatactgtaaaagaaaaaaagtgaaaaaaccccaatcagTTCAGTGCTTTCCTCTTGGTAGATTGGACAAGAAGATCTGAAattcaaaaccaggaaaattaaCTGCAAGCtcatttcaaaaatattaacTTGCAGTTCcaaggacaaaaaaataaagtctgtAACAATCACAGTGTATTATAATACAGTACATTGAAATATGGAAAGAGCTCTATAGACTACTTTGTCTAGGCCACAAAAGTTCAACTGGTATttccaaaacaggaaaacaggtCACTAATGTAAAACTATGATCTCAGGGTACAGAATTACTACTATCAACTCAGGACTGGCTGCTTCAGAAGTACCCAGCAACTAGTCTAAGAAAAATTAATCATAGAAAAAAGTCTTCATATGGTGAACAGAAATACCAACTTTTTCCAAGAGGAGTTCAGGACACTTAGGAATTGTTTCATTATTTAGTTATAAAGAAAAAGGTCAACACCAGAGCTGTGTTACTGAGCCCACAAAATGCCATTATAGCAAAGTAAGTTAGTTCATTACAAGTACACAACTTAATTGTAGTAATGAccaaaaaaagttattttactGCTATTACAAACCTTGTTCCTCATTTCTTGGACCTCCTTTGGATTGGTGTTCAATGGAACAAACAGATTAGGGACAGCAGAGGTGGCAGTTCTATGTCCATCCTCTTTAGTCCACTGTAACATCAAGAACAGTTGCAGAGTCAGAACTGTTGTAATGGCTACGGacactcagagcagcaaagtCACATCACAGGTGATCATGCATCATACAGAGCAGAGAACTGAACCAATGATTGCATTCTTCTATTCATTCCTAGGACTAAGTTGCTTTCTTCTTCAGTAATATAAACTGTACCTTCAGATACATTTCCAGAGATCAGAACCATTCTATCAAGTCAGGTTAGTAAGAACAACAACTAGAGAACCAGTTAACTTGCAAATAACTTTCACCAAAACAATGCCATTCCTATGTGCAGTTCAGGGATTATGAAGACTGAGGGGTTTTTAAGCTGGTTTTCTGTGCACTTGACCACACTGACAGCTGCAGTCTTCTGTGTTTCTAAAAACCACATACTTCTCAATTTATGAATAGATATATTAAGACAGGAATAGGAAAATGCCAATATAGTTACTTATTTTTAAGGCCATTTTTAATAAGCAATTTCTCAATGAGTTGATACTTGTTTAAAAAGGACTATTCCTTACCCAAACAGAAGTACAGCAAGATCTAAGGCATGAGCTTTAAGACCCTGTTACTGCCATTTTCACTTTCTGCACTTGTTGTTTTTACAAAATAACacaagagagacagagagatcATTGATTCAATCCTCTGGTACCCAACAAACATCGAAGCAAACTTAAAGCATAAGATGACAGAAGTATGAAAAGCAATGTGATGTCACTATCCAGGTTTAGTGAATGATTCTGTACTGTGAAGCAGGAGTGGGCATCACCAAAGTTTTGCATTAAAATAAGCTACTTCAGCAAAATTATGTTACCAGAATTAGTTTCTGCACAAACAAAGAGCTGTACCAGCACAGCAACCTAAAGGAACAGTTTGGTGATGTCAAATATTTTATAACTCATAGCTCAGAAGGTtacaaaaatatcccaaacacAAGCTTTAAGCGCTTCATGGGTTCTTCATAGATGGTTGCTTTATTTGATCTGTGCATTTAGTATGGAGTCCTGTTTAATTTGATGCACAACTAACTGCTTATCTTGATATATTTACTTTGTACAATGTCCTAACTTCCAATCATTATTGCATAGAAAATGCACCGAACAGTAAAGCAAACCTGTTTATTGAGCAAATGCTATGCATTTTTTCCTGAGTAACTTCAAGAAACAATAATATAGCCAGAAACTGTCAGACTTCAGAAAgcaacagaattttaaaatgctttgcaACTGTAAAGTAAAAAATGGAATGAACATGGAGCTGTGAAATACTCACTGATGATTATCTTCTCAGATAAAAACTACTCCAGCTTTTTATTAAAGATAGTTTTTAGtcaaaacatatatatatatatatatatataaacaacTTCAATATAACAAACCACTTTTTCTTTAGGTTAATAGCaagcattaaaaaatttaaatacacGAACCTTTTATACTGTATGAAATTTTCTATTGCTTCAGTATATAATTAAACCAGTCTACTTTGTGATGAAGAATTTTGCTTCAGTCTTTCATTGATAATTTCAAATATGAAATACTATCTACTTTGTGAGCTGAGGGTGAAAAGCACAAACTGGTCCAAACATATACATAGCTTTAAGCTATGGTAAAACTATTTGATCAAGGTAAATCTGCATCACTACAGATCAATATAACAAAACTGTATCTCATCAAGGTAAATCTATAATCAGGGTTAAATGATAATTTAGCTTAGTTGATAGTACAAACaacaaatgtatttattaatttcttaaaCCAAAAAGAACACCACAAAAATACCACAGAGAGAGCTCCTCTGTTTTTTCAGGACTTTCTACATGTTAACAATATGTATTTCAGCATACATACTGCCTGAGGAATCATTTTATAAAAGTATCCAAAATATAGAGAACCCTGAGTGTAGCAGACTTTTGTAGggataaataaaaattaaggtgttctggaaaaaataatgtgGGGGGTTTTTCAAGACTActagttttatatttttaagactCACCTGTAACCATACTACTACTATACACAGTACCACTACCAAAGTACTGCTGAGCTCCTGTGGCTGAGCTTGAGGTCAACCATTACAAAAGGCTGTATTCGTGCAAATCCCTACCCTCAGATCAGTCACTCTGTATATGCCCAAGAAAATATCAAACCCACAGTTACACACCAACAGCTAACGATGTCCATCTGAAAGCAGTTGATACTTCTGCTTTTCAATTAACATATCTTTCAGTGCAAAATTTAACTGTAAGCAGCATtgataaacaaaagaaaagcaccGGTTGCAGAATCTATCGATTAGTGCCTGCTGATGGCCTGAGCTGCACTTTAGTCATGCCGCACCCAGCTGATACTTTAGGAAAGACTTTCCATTTATGGCCATCTACTTACATGCAACACTACATGCAGAAGGCAGCTGGTTGGGAACACACTCAGAGGCTTTGGGGTAGACAAAAATGTAGTAAACAGGACAGGAAAAGGAGCTGAGAAACTAGACAAGAAAAACTGCTTAAGTGGGAAAAAAGATTGAAATAGTTTGAAATCAATTCTACCCTCTCATAGAGAAGATTGCAAATACCTTGCAGATTAAGTTGGTATATGGTACAGAAGGTagaaacttgatttttttcttatatgtTTGTACAAAAGATTGAATTGTTAGTTTGATTTTGAACTGAAAAGCTTTCATGCAGAGAGAATTAGTAGCTCCCTAACATAGCTGTCCTTAATTAAACCATTGAAATGCAGAACCCATTTAATCAAAGCTATAATTCAATCTGTTTGGTCAATAGcttgaaaagacagaaaaaaattaaaagctccAAAGTCTTAAGCAGTTTTAAGTATTAATAAGCAAGATCATTTTTACAGGTCACACCTAATCAAATACAAATTAGAGTGGTTAGTAAAACacatttaatgttttttaatataagaaagaagaaaataattaggaaagttatctttttcttcccaaagcCTCTAAGTGCCAGCCACCCCAAGTTGCTCTACATCATCTAACTATGAACAGTAAGGTAGGCACAGACCAAGCAGTTGGTAATACAGCTTGGCACGCAGACACCGGACGAGAGAGACTGCAGCAAGGGTTTCACGTGATCGTGTGTAATGTTCGTCCACACCTTAGTCTTCGACTTGGGACTGCTGCCATTCTGCCCTTCTTCAGAAGCATCATCCCCTCGGCCAGAGTTCAACCACCTTGTCTTCTCTCGCTGCTGTTTCTGAAAACTGTGTCTGAGGGGGGAGGAAATGCCTGATTCGCCATCACTAGTAAAGGAGTACCCTGTGACACTAGCTGGAATCTCAACATCGCTGTACTTTTTAGATTTCTCTCTCAGAGCAGGGCATCGATACGGGTAGCCGGTTCTGTAACCCTggggaaggaaagcagcagcattagTCTTCTATCTCTCCAAGTTTTTCAATTGGACATATAGACAACTGAAATTTCACTGATACCCTTAACTGTAAAAACCAATCCACAACACCACCTCTTCTTCACATGGCTGCTCACCTGTTATGGTGGGCACAGCCATGTCAAAGGGGATAATGCACGGAAATGAGGCTACATTAGCATCCTTTCCAATCTAAGTAACTTCTGAACCACTAATTTAAGACAGCCACCATTTCTGGTAGATCAAACATCAAAAATATTGTATTAAGCGTTTATGAAGAATTTCCAGTAGTCCTGCAAAAAGTCATTGAGGTGACTGAGAAGGTCATCAAGAGCAGTGCTATGAGTCAGCCTCTTCTCATAGTCGAGCAAAAAATTACCACCTGTATTTTAATATgataacacattttaaaaaattctttttatacCTTTTCttaggaagggaaaagaaaagtatatTAGTGCTTCCTGCTGTTTTGCATAGAATTTTCAAGTAATTGTTCAAGTCTCTGGAGTTGGATTTAAGTCCAAATGCAGAACCATGACTTTTCTTTGTACTACATTCCAGCTACTCATTTACACTTTTCTAAAAACTGTAATCAATGGTATAGACTGGTTCTCACAACTCTAAATAAAGGACATAAACATGATCTTTTTATCATACCCTATGATAGGGTAGATAAAAAGATCTCCACTGTGTTTTTACATCTAGAAATCAACATACAGTATACAAGCGAACACTTCAAGAATGCTACTTTAATGTCATTATTCATTCCTCTCCCTAACCTTATGTTGTTTCACTATCCCACTTCCTCTGAACTGTATTTTGTTCCACCTTTAACCTCCCCTATTCACACTAGTCATGTCTGCCCATGCTTTCTTTCATGTTATGCTCAGCATTTAACATATGAGAAGGACATTTAACAGTTTCTTTAAGAAGTTTCCActagcaaaatattttcaaaatggcTCAAAGGAAAACTGTGAATAGCTTAGTTCCTAAATCAAGCCAGCTGTAAAGAAACATCAGCCCCAACTATGCAGACTTAGCTTTCTATAGTTTTCATGCATTAAGCACTCCTTAGGTCTTACTTGGGTTCTGCTCCAACTTTTAATGATCAAAACAAATCTTGAGTAATTATATGCCACCTAATACCATTAACTACCCACTACAATATGTGGCTAATCATAATACTAAGGGTCTGTATTGTATGACTGAAAGCTCCTTTCTATTCCTACATTCCTATTGAGCACAATGCCATTTCTTTTATGATGCTGCTTTCTATGTGCAGTAAGAAACATAAAACTGGTATTTCCTAGAGAAACTGAAATCCAACTGGATCTACCAAAGGTACCAGTCAGGTACAACAAGTCCGCTGTGCCCAGCCACATCTTTCCTACTGAAGCTGGATAGTAAATGCTGGTGTCTGGTCATTCATTACAGATGGATTCTTACTGAAACTACTTTATCTGAAGGCTTTTACTTATTTAAAGCCTGTCTTTTAAACTCTTCTAAGTACTTTTAAACTCTTCTACTTCTAGTAGAATATTAGTCAAATTATGCTGGACCTCACACCTAGTAAGACATTAATAGTTTTACACATTTTGGGAGAGGAtggaaagaggggaaaacaCAGATTGAGTGCAAGCACCACAGTACTCTGATTTGGAAGTGTCAAATCCCACAAGATCACCTCTGATCTCACCAATAACAAACAGATTATGAATAAGAGGTAAATCTGCTATGTGTACAATCTGTACAAAGAACACTTGATGCTGTTCATGTTGTCCCCAAGTCCTTGGGAAAGAACAGGCTGCAGGCTGTATAAACTCTCCCAACTACATGCAGCtttaaaaaatgccttttaGACATTATCATACAAAAACGAGACCAAAAGGCCTGCCTTACCAGATTATCCAGCATTCGCATTAGAGCTTCGAACTCCTGTTCACCAATCTGCCATTTGGGATGGGACACAGTACCCTCACCTGCTGGAGACTCAGGGGAGCGAGACTTGGCTTTGTACTTGCCAGGATCAAGAAGCACTAAGTTGTCAGGGCCGCCTGCACTGGCCAGGGTACGGACCTGAAATACAATAGAGTCATCTTCAAGTTTCTTGTGGGGAATGGGGTGAAAACGACCAAAAAACCCTCTAAAAACTTGGCATAAACCCAGAAGAAATCTGCTTCATTTTACAACTAAATAAATGAATATGTTTGTATAAAAGTTGTCTTAAGTCTTTGAAAGTATCTGTTTTAATGGGCAGCAAATTGATGGCTTCAATAGAGTACTGGAATATTGTCGGTGAAACCAAAGTTTTGGATGTCCCCCCACAATATAGTGACATCATACATTGTTGTGTTAGTTTAGATCCATGAGCTGAGGTCAATACAGCAAGCTGTATTACTGCATAACATATCAAAGTTCTTACTTGTATCTCACAGGCAAGCACTAGGTTATGGATATAGTAGAAAGCCTCCTCAACAGTCTCTCCAACTGATACTAAGCCATGGTTTCTGAGAATAAGGACCTAGAGAAACATTGAAAGAAATTTAACAGCAGTATGGCAAGTATTTTCTTGCTCTTGATTAAAGAATATTTGCTATTGATTAAAGAACATACCTGTCACACAAATATATTgcccccccctttttttctttaattctagATGTAAATACTGACCTTGCTTTTAGGCCCCAAATTTTTCTGAATAACCACCTTTTCTTCATCATCCACTAAAATACCATGGTAGTCATGATAAGCTACTTCCCCTAGAGAAAGTGCTTCAGGTGAAATTGGCAAGAGACCACATTTCATTGCAGAAACCTGAGAAATATTAAAACAACTGATTTAATTTCTAGCaacagaaaaagtgaaaaaaatatagtgatgagaattaaaataagaatatatttttatgtattaatTGCATTTATCTCTACAGGTAGATACAGTGGTCTTATACGCCATTCTTAAAGCCTCTATTTTTGATAACTTTTGGACTAGATACAAAAGTCACATTGATCTTGGGTTTGTCTCAATATGGCTGTTTTTATACAATAGCAACACCAATATAAAAAGACTcaggaaaaaaccctaagaaaccaccaaaccccaaaatgaacTGCACCCTTCATTCCTTCCACTCCACTCAGTTATTTCCCCCTCCTGCCTGCATGCCAAAAGGACAACTTTGGTGATACAGATaattctgcagcactgcagataaactttaaaaatattttttaaaaggttacTCTGTAATTCACAATATTAGGAATTTGATCGTTTATCCTTAAAATGCTTGTATTAATCTGGTTaatcaataatttaaaaaatcatcagAACATGAACACTGAAAGTCACTCTCTCAAAACATTCCAAAGAGGCAGAACTGACTTGTAATCACTTGCTCCAAACAGAAATACTGGGAAAGtttcaaatatttcagaaaaccTTGACAAACTGTGCTttacaaaaccaacaaaatataCTAAAGATTTTATGACTCCCTGTCAAAAGATCTGGTCTTTTGTGGGAAAGGACACACATATGTGACATACATATTTTCAGTGACAGAAGTCAATTTACTGTCTGACCATTCAGGTAACAACCCAGTAAGGATGGGCTCTGATTAAAGGGAACCATACTTGAAGACAGACTAAAAGGCTCTCTGCCCTCCGAACAGGAAGCAGATCTATGACTGAGGGACCCATGTGTTTTCCCTTTGAAGGGGTGGGGGAACAGGACAAGGACAAAGCTGGAAGCGAGCTTACCGCGGCTCCTGCGGGTGTGTGGATGTGGACAATGCATTTCACATCAGGCCGAGCTGCATAAATTGCTGAGTGCAACGTAAAGCCAGCTTGGTTTACTCCCAGGTTAGTGCTTCCACGATCAACCACATCTCCCTGAATATTGATTTTAACCTGGGAATGAAAAGAATTACTTTCATAATCAAGACTCAAAAAAACCTGATTTAATTCAGCATCTACCATTGAGACTCCAAAACCAGTTATCATTTCTATCTGAAATGCCTAAAGTTTCCCTCAAGAAACTGGACTCAACAGCCAGCAGCTTTAAAGGGCATGAGGTGATTCACTCTTTACAGGTAGATCAACTGGAGGACACCTGGTGGTGAACATGGGCAAACCAATCTCTCAGATAGCTCAGCAGTACCAAAACCAGCAATAACACTGTTCTAAATATATTACACAAGAGTAAAATATTCTCTAGGACAGAATTTGAAGTGACATATATATtcgtatatatatatatatatatatatatatatatatatatatattttacatcTATGAAAATTAACAATTGCTTACCAGACTAGATGCAGTGACTTCACTATAGAGGAGTCCAAAAGGTACAATAAGGAAATGCTCTTGCTCAGAGTTTACTCTGG is a window encoding:
- the ADD1 gene encoding alpha-adducin isoform X13, giving the protein MNGDSGVGVVTSPPPTTAPHKERYFDRVDENNPEYLRERNMAPDLRQDFNMMEQKKRVSMILQSPAFCEELESMIQEQFKKGKNPTGLLALQQIADFMTTHVPNVYPAAPQGGMAALNMSLGMVTPVNDLRGSDSIAYEKGEKLLRCKLAAFYRLADLFGWSQLIYNHITARVNSEQEHFLIVPFGLLYSEVTASSLVKINIQGDVVDRGSTNLGVNQAGFTLHSAIYAARPDVKCIVHIHTPAGAAVSAMKCGLLPISPEALSLGEVAYHDYHGILVDDEEKVVIQKNLGPKSKVLILRNHGLVSVGETVEEAFYYIHNLVLACEIQVRTLASAGGPDNLVLLDPGKYKAKSRSPESPAGEGTVSHPKWQIGEQEFEALMRMLDNLGYRTGYPYRCPALREKSKKYSDVEIPASVTGYSFTSDGESGISSPLRHSFQKQQREKTRWLNSGRGDDASEEGQNGSSPKSKTKVWTNITHDHVKPLLQSLSSGVCVPSCITNCLWTKEDGHRTATSAVPNLFVPLNTNPKEVQEMRNKIREQNLQDIKTAGPQSQVLSGVVVDRSLVQDAPLSDCTESIEGLDLTEQAFSPAKSLSVRKGELVTASKAIIEKEYQPKVIVSTTGPNPFNKLTDRELEEYRKEVERKQKGPEEPSEDGRPQKEKSPPDPSSARTPPSTPIKIEEGDGYAKEYLLP
- the ADD1 gene encoding alpha-adducin isoform X9 yields the protein MNGDSGVGVVTSPPPTTAPHKERYFDRVDENNPEYLRERNMAPDLRQDFNMMEQKKRVSMILQSPAFCEELESMIQEQFKKGKNPTGLLALQQIADFMTTHVPNVYPAAPQGGMAALNMSLGMVTPVNDLRGSDSIAYEKGEKLLRCKLAAFYRLADLFGWSQLIYNHITARVNSEQEHFLIVPFGLLYSEVTASSLVKINIQGDVVDRGSTNLGVNQAGFTLHSAIYAARPDVKCIVHIHTPAGAAVSAMKCGLLPISPEALSLGEVAYHDYHGILVDDEEKVVIQKNLGPKSKVLILRNHGLVSVGETVEEAFYYIHNLVLACEIQVRTLASAGGPDNLVLLDPGKYKAKSRSPESPAGEGTVSHPKWQIGEQEFEALMRMLDNLGYRTGYPYRCPALREKSKKYSDVEIPASVTGYSFTSDGESGISSPLRHSFQKQQREKTRWLNSGRGDDASEEGQNGSSPKSKTKWTKEDGHRTATSAVPNLFVPLNTNPKEVQEMRNKIREQNLQDIKTAGPQSQVLSGVVVDRSLVQDAPLSDCTESIEGLDLTEQAFSPAKSLSVRKGELVTASKAIIEKEYQPKVIVSTTGPNPFNKLTDRELEEYRKEVERKQKGPEEPSEDGRPQKEKSPPDPSSARTPPSTPIKIEEETRQDQTYRDDSDAATFKQTLPDLTPDEPSEALGFPPLGKEEGRCDHDVPKSQTEPPAVENKEPQSQPTEEPATPTAEEGTAADAGSDESPGKSPSKKKKKFRTPSFLKKSKKKSDS
- the ADD1 gene encoding alpha-adducin isoform X6 — its product is MNGDSGVGVVTSPPPTTAPHKERYFDRVDENNPEYLRERNMAPDLRQDFNMMEQKKRVSMILQSPAFCEELESMIQEQFKKGKNPTGLLALQQIADFMTTHVPNVYPAAPQGGMAALNMSLGMVTPVNDLRGSDSIAYEKGEKLLRCKLAAFYRLADLFGWSQLIYNHITARVNSEQEHFLIVPFGLLYSEVTASSLVKINIQGDVVDRGSTNLGVNQAGFTLHSAIYAARPDVKCIVHIHTPAGAAVSAMKCGLLPISPEALSLGEVAYHDYHGILVDDEEKVVIQKNLGPKSKVLILRNHGLVSVGETVEEAFYYIHNLVLACEIQVRTLASAGGPDNLVLLDPGKYKAKSRSPESPAGEGTVSHPKWQIGEQEFEALMRMLDNLGYRTGYPYRCPALREKSKKYSDVEIPASVTGYSFTSDGESGISSPLRHSFQKQQREKTRWLNSGRGDDASEEGQNGSSPKSKTKVWTNITHDHVKPLLQSLSSGVCVPSCITNCLWTKEDGHRTATSAVPNLFVPLNTNPKEVQEMRNKIREQNLQDIKTAGPQSQVLSGVVVDRSLVQDAPLSDCTESIEGLDLTEQAFSPAKSLSVRKGELVTASKAIIEKEYQPKVIVSTTGPNPFNKLTDRELEEYRKEVERKQKGPEDKVSKYGETVLLRQTPAGEQSAVLRNQTISEPNTSDKKSLDLKGRSNTFQGADTKTLQDRDVSSLSKSLDNVQFAAAWVSCQTMQQSIPHLNGEEPDGQKSSHKEFHTAVIKALRSDPDLLAEASEPSEDGRPQKEKSPPDPSSARTPPSTPIKIEEGDGYAKEYLLP